TTCATATTTTTGTGATTTTCGTTTGATACAAAACAACTTAATAGATTCTTCAAAAAGCGTTAATGAGTGTTAAAGAGTGTTAAAATCAAGATATGACTGCTTCCTTTTCTTTACCTTAGCAATATGAATTCAAAAAGATTTAAGGCTATCGGAATTTTAATTGTTGCTGTATTTTTCGCAGCCATTCTTTTCCATGGCTTTTACTTTATAAAAAATTATCAAGAGGCTTACCTTAAATTCACGAAGGACGTAACCCTTGCCTTTGATACTGCACTTAAAAACTACTTTGAAGATCTATCAGAATCCGATGTCATCGTCATTACTGACATTCAAGAAGGCCAGAATAAAAATGTAAAAACTGATACCTCAGAACTGAGTCAAGCGATTACTCGTGACTTTTTTCAACGTTTTAGCGAAAGTCCTTTCTCCAAAAAAGGCAGCAAAATCCTTGAGAAAAAGGTTAAGGAACTTGATGGCTTGAACATCACTCAAATTTTGATCGAGGGTAATTTTCAAGAAGAAGAAGTGTTTTTAGATAAACAAAATGACATTGTGATGATGGCGGGGAGAAAAGCAGCTGATAGTATTTTCTCCATGAACTCTATTAGCAATAAGTTAGTGATTTCCATAAGCCGAGACACTATCGACTTTGACTTGCTCAATAAGTACTTCACGGATGAGCTGAGAAAAAAGAATGTAGAAATAAAGTATGGGATAGAGTACTTGAGAAAGGACTCTCTTGTAGGCGCTTATCACGGATCCTTACTGCAAAATTTGCCATTAAAATATACCGCTGACGAAGATCTATTGGCCTCCAAAGAAAGAATCAATCTTGCTTACGAGAACACCTCTCTTAATGTGCTAAAGGAAGGATTACTGAATAGTAGTTTTTCTCTGGCCTTTTTCTTACTGATTGTATTTGTTTTGGCTTTCTTGTATAAAACGATTAAAAATCAGAAGGATTTATCAGAAATTAAAAATGATCTGATCAATAATATCACTCACGAATTTAAAACCCCCCTAGCCACTATTTCAAGTGCTATCGAAGGAATGCAATCTTTTAATCCAGAGAATGATCAAGAAAAGAATCGGAAATACCTTGACGTAGGACAACAACAGGTTGGAAAAATGACAGGCATGGTAGAAAAGTTATTGGAGACTGCCACTTTGGATAGCGAGAAATTGATGATCAAGAAAGAGTCCATCAACATTTCAGAATTTTGTCAGGAACTGTTTGATCGCTACCAAAACCATCATCTTGATAAGAAATTAGTCTTGAAGGTGGAAGATATCTCTGATACAGTTATGGCCGATAGATTTCATTTGGAAAATGCGCTATCCAACTTGATTGATAATGCATTGAAGTATGGTGGTAGTGAAGTTTCCTTCGCTTATAAAAAATTGGATGACTGCCATTGCTTTAGCGTGACGGATAATGGTGGGAATTTATCAAAGGCGCAAGCAAAGCGTGTATTTGATAAATTTTACAGAATCCCACAAGGAAATGTTCATAATGTGAAAGGCTTCGGTATTGGACTATATTACAGCAAAAAAGTAATCGAAAAGCATCATGGAAAACTTGAGTTAGATATTTCTAAAAATTTCACCCAATTTAAAGCCTGCCTGCCATGACTAAAAAATATAAAATATTGTTGGCAGAAGATGAGCCGTCTTTAGGAATGATTTTGAAAGAAAGCATGGAAAGCCGTGGCTTTGAAGTCAATCATAGTGAAGATGGCGAAGCGGCCTGGCAGTCTTATCAAAGCCATCAATATGATTTATTAGTACTAGATGTGATGATGCCGAAACTAGATGGATTTAGTTTAGCCCAAATGGTAAGGAAATCTGATAGCTATATTCCCATTATCTTTCTTACTGCCAAATCAGCTACACAAGACTTAATAGAAGGATTTGAAAAAGGAGGGAATGATTATATCAAAAAGCCATTTAGTATGGAAGAACTGATTGTAAGAGCCAAAGCACTATTGGAAAGAAAAAGCAATCCTTTACACCAAGAATGGCTCAGCCTTGGAAAATATCAATTCCATCCTGGCAAACAAATCCTTAAATGGCAAGAACAGGAAGAATATCTGACGCATAAAGAATCAGAGGTGCTCAAAGAATTGATCCTGCATAAAAACGAATTAACCGATCGCTCTATCATCCTGGAAAAGCTATGGGGAAATGCGGACTTTTTCAATGGCCGCAGTATGGATGTGTACATTAGCAAATTGCGCAAGAAGTTGGATAAAGATAGCGACTTACAGATCTTAAATATTCGCGGATACGGATATAAGCTGGTTTGTAGTTGATCTACCTCATTTTTCTGATTGCTGTAGCGATATTTAAATACACAAAAGCAAGCAAAGCAAAGCCAGCGCCCATGTAAAATGTTCTTGCAAAATTGGCTGTAGAATTTTCATAAACCCAACCTGAGATAAAAGCTCCCATCCCTATGCCTATTTCCAGAAATATATACAATGTGGCGAGGGCTTTACCCCTTTTGTGGTCTTCTGCCAGATCAATAGCCCATGCAAAGACGGTGGGTGAATTCATCCCTACACCAATTCCAAATAAAACTCCTGCACCCATAAGACTGATTAAGGAGTTAGAAAGTGCAATTAAGACCATGGCTATTGCCAAAATAAAAGAAGAAACTTTTAGCACTTTCACTCTGCCAATCTTATCGGAGATCTTGCCCGCCACAATTCTCACTCCCAATGACGCCAAAACAAATACGGCAAAAAATAAACCTTTATTGCTAATATTGAGATGTGCACTGTAGTCGGGCATTATAGTGAGCACTAAGCCAAAAGAGTAAACGCTTAAAGCCATATAGATCGCTGGAACAATTACTTTTTTCTCCAAGATTTCATCTCTTTTAAGCTTCAGCAGACCAAAATTAAAACTAACCCTGTCAGCCAAAGTCTCATTCATGCCTGATAAAATCACAATACTGATTATCGCACTTAAAGCCGAAGCATAAAACACATAGTCGATGGGGTATATACTGCCGATATATCCGCCTATAGCATTTCCTGAAGCGGTTCCTACGCTAATAGCTACGCCAATAATCCCCATAGCCTCTCCCCTTCTATTAATTGGAACTATATCTGCCACATAAGCTGCATTTCCAGTGGGCGTGAAACCGGTAGAAAATCCATGCAGGAGCCTCAATGCGAAAAATGCGATAATACCGGTTACAAATGGGTAGCTAAGTCCTGCCACAAAGCAAACCACAGCTCCGAAAATCATTACAGGAAGTCTCCCAATCTTATCTGCTAATTTCCCGCTAAAGGGTCTTGAAATACCCGCAGTTATCGTAAATAAAGCAATGATTAATCCTTTGTATTCACCTCCGCCTAAGCTTGTCAAAAAATCAGGAAGCATAGGGATAATCATATTGAAGCTAGCGAAAAATAAAAAAGCACTAAAACTTAGTGCAATAAACGGACGATTAATTAGGCGCTCTTGCTTCATGATGCGAAGTAAGGCATATCCACATTATTAAGCACGAAAATCAATGAAAAGTAATTCCAATATCATCTTTCTACCTCCAGTTCGACTTTGGCTATGTCAAACTAAAACTTCCGGGCTGGTGTGAGCTGCCCACCCCGTAACCATCGGTTTGGCATTGATAAGATTATATGTAACAGATATAATGGTATAGAACTACTGCTATAGGTTCGGAATTGTAAAATAGAAGGTACTTCCCTCCCCTTCTTTAGAATCTACCCATATTTTACCCTTATGCATTTCAACTATTTTCTTACAATGGGCAAGTCCGATGCCAGTGCCTTCATACTCAGAATTACTGTGAAGGCGTTGGAAAATACTAAAGATCTTTTCTTTTTGTTCATTCGGAATTCCGATGCCATTATCTTGGATGGTAAATGTCCAACCATTCTTTTCTTTGGCTGATATTGTAATCTTGGGTGGTACTCCAGGCTTACGAAATTTAATACTATTGCTAATCAAATTCTGAAAAAGCAATCGGAGTTCCGTTTCAAAGCCCTTGACTTTTGGTAATTCCCCAAGCTCAATGGTAGTGTTCGTATCATTTAGAATAGTTTCTATATCTTGCTGAATAACTGCAACTAGTTTTTTACAGTCCACCGTTACCAATTCTTTTCCGCCTCCTCCAATACAGCTATAATCCAAAAGGTCATTAATTAGCCGAGTCATTCTCGCGGCTGATTCAGAAATAAAACTTAATGTAGTAATTGATTGCTCATCTAATTTGTCTTGATTCTCATCGGTAAGCAATTTTATCAGACTAGAAATATTTCGCACGGGTTCTTTTAAATCATGAGAGGCGATGTAAGTAAGCTCACTTAGTTCCTCGTTCTTTTGTTCCAGCTCAATTTTTGTTTGCTCTAGTTCAGTTACATTCCTCAGCATTACATAAACGTAATTGTCCTGAATGTGGTGGACTGAACATTCATATTTACCTGCCACCATATGATTGGAATATTCAACCAATCCCAAATTTACATTTCCGCCTTCTGCTGCTACTTTTCTGTAAGTTTCAATCACTTGTAAGCCTCCTTCATGTTCATAAGCCTCAGGAGCAACTTCAATAATCCTTTTTCCGAAAACTTCCTCCTTTTCCTTTCTCATCTCATAAAGGATTATCTTATTCATAAAAACATACCGAATGCTTTTGATATCATTTAAGTCCTCAACATGAAAAATACCTACGCCATGCGATAAGTCGTCAAAGGTCTTGGTGACAATTTCAAGATTCAGTAAGTCTCTCATGTCATCAAGCAGTTTTATTTTGGAAATCCGGCATGATTCATATTATTTAACATACAAATGTGTTCATATTTTTCCCTTTGGCCATTGTATCCTGGACTAAGAAAATGGATAAATTATCAGCACTTCTTTGGCCTATTCTATTAATTCCAGCCTCCTATTCACTATAAAGCACCCTCGCTTTTTGCATTAATTTATCGGATCGATAGCCCTTCGATTCACTTTCATCTTCAAAAAATACAAAAATTTAAAATAAAGTCCTAATTTTTTCTAGCTTGGATAGACGGCCGACTATTTCATTCTTATGAATGAGCGAACTATCTGTACTACCTGTTCAATATTTATAATGTTGAACTACTATCTGTGGATTTATAATCCATTTTACAATAAGCGGATTAAAAATCCTATGAACCTCATTCGACATTGCCAATGTCGAATAGAGCTTTAAATCTGAGCTAGTACGTGCTTTGCCTGTGTTCCAAGAGCACCATCTCAAAACTGATAGCTATAAGTCAGTGTCCCATTGTACTCTGAGCTAATGCCCCCTTCAGACTGCTCATTTCCTCTTGTTTTCCTATTGATGAAAGCATTAGTGAAGCTGAAGTTATGTTTTTCCTTCAAGCTGTAGGTGGCACTCAACCTACAATTTGTAATCGTATTTTGTAACTGCTGATTGCTATAGCTGTTGTTATAAGCGGAAGAAAGACTTAAGCGCAATTGCTTCTCGAATAATGATTTGGTGGCGGAAAAAAACAGGTCCTACTGTTAGGTTTTGCATATCGGTGGCCTCTTGCAAGCTTACATTCATGGAGGCTGAAAACCTCAGTTCTGAGGGTTTCCATTGCCTTACATAACCAAGGTTACCATTATAAAATCTAGCCCCTGAATTTTGTACTTCACCCCTTTGCTCATCGGTCGTTTGCTGCGCAGACAAATTAGCCATTAAAAAAGATGACTTTTCCTCTGTTGCTTTTAAAACTTAGTTCGCATTGAAATTGAGATTCTCAGAAATCTGGGAGAAATTTAAAGTATCGCTCGGCTGCACCAATGGATTGGGATTATTGAAGTCTTCAAATTGGGCTTTTCAAAAGGTGTATAGTTGAGATTCAGTGCTCCTTCCCAACGAGTCATTTTGTCGAGAGGATGCAAAAAGAAATGCAAAGCGATCTTAGAGGCACAAATTGGCAAACTGGAAATTGTAATCCTCGAGTTTAGGGATACATGCCTGGGAATCTGCCCTACTTGTAAAAAAGGAAAGCTACAGACCGTGGCCGTATTCGACCAAAGAGGGCCGCCAAAGCACTGGCTCAAAACACTACAGGAACACTAAAAAATGAAACGGCTCTAATCGTAGCGGAAGAACTATGCTCAAAAAGTCATAAAATGCTCTAAATAGCAGTTTTTTCATGTCTGCTAAAATCAAAATGACTCGGTATGAGTGCTCGAAAAACCTGATATGATTATGCTGTCAGCTTAGAAGTGGCCGCATTTGAGCATTGAAACTCACTCCCAATACTTGAATGTACCCATAAGGAAGGCTACAGTTCTTGCCAGCCTCTGATTCGCTCAACCTAGCATTCATGTGCGGTCGTTCCGACCACACGAATGCTTAGTTGTTGGCGGTAGTTTTTTTCATTATTTCTGTTTGCATAAACCCAAATAGTATTTTCGTGTTTCAAGGTCAAACTTTTCAATTGCGAGTCTTAAAGTGACTCTCGGTATAGTTGCAGCATGGTCTTTCAAAAAGGCTTTCAATCTCTTTTCATCTCTTTTTCCTGCTTCTCTAACCCAGCTACCTACAGCCGTTTGCACAAAATGTTCGGTGTCATTAACTAACAATTCAGCAATCTTGAATGTGTCCTCTATTTCATTTTTCCTAATGAAGTAATAAGTACTTACAATAGAAGTTCTTCGTTCCATTGGATTAGTGGATTCCGCTAATTCATATAATGGCTTTCGGTCCTTATCGTACAGATAACCACCAACTACATAAGGCGCTGCTCTGTCTACCATTCCCCAATCATCAATATATTCATGATTTTCAATGTAGCCCGTGTAAATTTTGTACTTCTCCTCTGGTGTAGTCTTTTTATTTCGAGCCTTCCAATCTAAAATTGAAATTGCTCCAAGTCGGTAATCGGAATTTTTTTTTCTAATCAGTTTCAAAACCTCTTTGACTGGCATGTATTGAAATTCTTTGGAAAGAGAAAAAATCTCCCTTTTAGGAATACCTTTTGGATATTCTTTGCTAATTATTTTTAGAGTAGCAATAAATTCTTGAGCAGTCATAGGCTAGCATTCGTTCAATGAGATTTTGCGTCAGTGGCTTATTCAATGGAAATTGAAATGAATCCATTTTTCATGGTGATCTTTATTATTCTTTGCCTTTTATTTTTGAGAATGCACGCCAAACATATTTCCTTCAGTATCAATAGCCAAAATCATAAACCCATATTCCCCCAAAGATTGTTTTGATTTAAATACTTGACCACCGGCACTACTAATTTTCCTTTCTTCAATTGCACAATCTTCGCTTTGAAAATATACTATGGTAGAATTATTACCTGCATCAAAACCTTTCATTTTTACCAATGTACCACTTGCTCCCTCTCCATTCATATCCATTGGGAAGGCCATCATTTTCATTTCACCTTGAACATCTTTTGGTGTTGGTAATTCATTTAACTTTAAGTTAAGGACTTCTTCATAAAATTCTTGCGCTCTTTTTAGGTCGTCTACATATATTTCGAACCAAACAGCTGGATTTTTAGATTTCATGTTTTTCTCTTGTTAAATAAACTGTTGTAATTATACTCCGATTATTTATTTTATAAAAATAGTTTTTATGGTATGGCATTGGTGATAGTTGTAACCTTAACTTAAATGTATTTGTCAATCATTCAATCCTTTTCCCGCAAATATTTTTGGCATTGACTTTTCAATTCTTGATGCACGTGTTTTTGATTGTTTGGCTTGTGAGAAAAAAAGCAAATAACCTCTTTGTCTGCCAGGTGTCAATTCATAAAAGGCAGTTTTTAGCTCAGAATTATTTTCAAAAGCTTGATTAAGTTCTTCTGGCATTTCAAATTCGGAAGTCTTTTTCATTTTTACTTCCACTCCAGCTTTTTCTACTTCAATAGCTTCAAAAATGTATGCTTTGATAATTAACTCTAGTTTGTTAATTCCTTTGACATCAGTGAATCGCATTTGTCGAGCTGATTGAACATTTTCGGTTTGTTGTATGAGCAATTTTTCGGGATCGTCTAGCAAGACTCCTTTATGAAAAAGTAGAGCACAATAGTCTTTAAAACCATGAATGAGTACAATATTATTTTCTTGGAATGTATAACATGGCACTCCCCACTTTAACTCTTCAGTTAATCCACAGTCTAAAACAAGAGTTCGAAGGGTTTTATATTCCTTTTGCCAATTTGTGTCCTTATCGAAAAACCAATCTACTTTCGGATTCATTTGTTTATATTTAATTACCTCCAACGGTTAGTATAATAATAGTAGCCAACTGCGGGCTTCATTCCTGTCAAGACACACAAAAGTTGAAGCGGGCTACACCCTTGAATTTACTACTATTTCGGCTATTATTCTTATACATTGTTGGCAACTGGCTTTGTTCGGTTCATCCTTCGTATTTATGAAATTCCGTTATCGTTAAATAATAACCATCTAGGTCTCTCACAGAAAATTCCATTTTTGTTGAGTTTGGGTTTTGATGGATTTCCTCTTCTACAGGGTATTTTAATCTTCTTAAATTTTCTCTTATCAAATCCATATTTTCTGTCCGAAAGTATAGAATTAGTCCATTTCCTGATGTGATTTTTGGATTTTTCATTGTTGGGTGTTCGTGTTTGCCCCATTTATGAAGGCAAACCAAAACCTCGTTGTTTTCATCTGCCAGTACTGCAAATTCATCTCCTCCGTGAGTTCTTTTACAATTGAAAACTGATTGATACCATTTAGAACTTTCGTTAACGTTCTGAACCGCTATTATTGGGTCAATTTTTGTCATTTTCTTTGCAAATTTTACATTTCAATTTTCGATTCCACATATTTTTTGAAATTCCCCAAAATCGCTTGCCAGCCCGCTCGTTGCTGTTCGTCCGAATTTGTTCCTTCCGCATCAAATGTTTCACTTACAACCACTTCTTTGTCATTTTTAATAAATTCAATATTGACTTTTCGTCCGTCAGACATTTTGTAAGAAATCAGTTCTTTATCAACGATTTTTTCATATGTTCCATCAAAGTCAAATCCCATACTACCATCTTTTGCCTCCATTCTCCAAGAAAATTTTCCATTCGGTTTTAGGTCATTTTCTACATTTGGGCAAGACCATTCATCAGTTGCAAAATTCCAGTTTGTTATATGCTCTGGTTTAGTCCAACAGTTCCAAACTTTTTCAATTTCCGCTTTAACAGATGTTTTTATAGTTATTCTATCCATAATTTTCAATTTCAGGTTCGTTTTTTAATTCAATTCCGAGTTTTTTAGCTTGTTGCCAACATTATAGCGTTTTATTCATCGTTCTCTAAAAGTAAATAAAAAAAGGTAAAATCCCCATTTCTGTAAATGTGATTTAAGAGCAGTAAGAATGATGAATAAAACGTTGTTGGACTGAGCCGATGGGACTATGGGCATAGTATGTTGGTTCGAGCTGCTGAGGCCACATCCTGCCAGTAGATAGCAGGGCTTTTGCCTATTTGATTATGATTGATAGCGTCTATTTTCATCCGAAGGTTTGTTAATTAGACGTAGCTTTCCTGTTGAAGCTTTTTTCGCTTCTTGTTAAAGCTACAATCTTTCAAAGAACTGTCGGTCAGTTTAATACTAGCCAGGTGTTTTTTGTTTTGGTAATGGAACTGCCTTCATGCTTTTTGCCTTACACTTAGGACATTCCACAGGGTCTTTCCCTGTTAATTGCCGATAAACTTCCATGCCATTGAGCCCTTCTAGCACAGGGAAGTAGGTGATTTTATTAATGATAAGGTTGCAGTCTTCCCTGGCCTGTTTAAGGTTGGACAGGGACATAAAGCCAAAATACCTGATTTTGCAAAATACCTCAGGCAGGACATGCTGCATGAACCTTCTGATAAATTCGCCCGCCTCTAGGCTCATCACTTTTCTTAAGCCACCACATCGGTAGTCTTTATAATTAAAACTTATTTCCTGTTGGACATTTGTAATGTCGTACCTTTTCTGTTCGAGATTTGTAATCTCGAACTCCTTATCCCCAGATTTATAATCCGCCTAAGCATAGTCAGCAATAGGAATACAACTACTTCTCAAACCACTATAACACCCAGCACTGCTTAACAAATAGTCCTCCTCCTTTTCAACAATTCCAGCCTTTACCGGATTCATATGAATATAATTAAGCTTCGACTCAAAAAAATCTGAGTTCACAATTTCTTCCCCATGATAGCCTTCTTTCCAAAACCAAATCTTCTCCTTATAACTTAAAGCACGCAGCAACCATGCTTTTCTACTCTCCTTCGGATTATCTTTGATGGCTTTAAATATCTTTTTAGACGTGAATTTTTTGAAGTCTCTAATGACATCACTTAAGTTTTCATCAGCGGCCTGAAGAATGAAATGGCAGTGATTACTCATAATTACCCATGCATAAACTTTCAGTCCTTTATGTTGCTGACAATAATCGATACTTTCTATTAATAAGTCACTGTAAATCTTTCTGGTAAAAACATCAACCCACTGGTGAACTGTAAAAGTCACAAAGTAGGGAGCTCCTTGATCTTTCACTACATATTCAAATCCCATTGAAATATTATTTTACAAAGTTTAAAATTGACTGTTTAAGAATAGACGGATTGCAAATCCTATGATCTATATTCGATATTACAAATGTCGAATAGTCCGTCCAGCACGGTGCTAGTTCCTGTTCGACATTTATAATGTTGAACTACTATCTGTGGATTTATAATCCATTTTACAATAAGCGGATTAAAAATCCTATGAACCTCATTCGACATTGCCAATGTCGAATAGAGCTTTAAATCTGAGCTAGTACGTGCTTTGCCTGTGTTCCAAGAGTACCATCTCATAACTGATAGCTATATGTCAGTGTCCCATTGTACTCTGAGCTAATGCCCCCTTCAGACTGCTCATTTCCTCTTGTTTTCCTATTGATGAAAGCATTAGTGAAGCTGAAGTTATGTTTTTCCTTCAAGCTGTAGGTGGCACTCAACCTACAATTTGTAATCGTATTTTGTAACTGCTGATTGCTATAGCTGTTGTTATAAGCGGAAGAAAGACTTAAGCGCAATTGCTTCTCAAAAAGTGATTTACTAGCCGAAAGAACGGGCCCAATTGTAAGGTTTTGCATATCGGTGGCCTCTTGCAAGCTTACATTCATGGAGGCTGAAAAGCTCAGTTCTGAGGGTTTCCATTGCCTTACATAGCCAAAATTACCATTATAAAACATAGAGCCTGAATTTAACTCTTCCCCACCTTGTTCATCAGTAGTCTGTTGAGCTGATAAATTAGCCGTTAAAGACGCGGATTTTTCTTCTCTTGCTTGTAGCACATAATTCGTATTGAAATTCAGATTTCGGGAAATCTGGCTGAAATTCAAAGTATCATTTGGTTGTACCAATGGATTGGGATTATTGATATCTTCAAATTGGGAGCGGATATTGGTATAAGTCTGAAAGTTGGAATAGCTACTGCTTAAATTGAGCTTATCAGATGGGGTATAATTTAAATTCACAGCCCCTACCCATCGAGTCATTTGGTTCATTTTTTGGTTATCCAAATTATCTCTTTGCAAACCTACATTACTACTAATGCTAACCTTATTGTCAAATAACTGAGTAGCACCATTTACCGTGATATTTTCCAAATCACTATTGAAATAATAAGCGCCATGGGTTTTATATTCAGGATCTACCCGTTCATATCCTAAGCCAATGGTATAGCCTTTATCACCATAATTCAAATT
This is a stretch of genomic DNA from Marivirga harenae. It encodes these proteins:
- a CDS encoding REP-associated tyrosine transposase; protein product: MGFEYVVKDQGAPYFVTFTVHQWVDVFTRKIYSDLLIESIDYCQQHKGLKVYAWVIMSNHCHFILQAADENLSDVIRDFKKFTSKKIFKAIKDNPKESRKAWLLRALSYKEKIWFWKEGYHGEEIVNSDFFESKLNYIHMNPVKAGIVEKEEDYLLSSAGCYSGLRSSCIPIADYA
- a CDS encoding SRPBCC family protein, with product MDRITIKTSVKAEIEKVWNCWTKPEHITNWNFATDEWSCPNVENDLKPNGKFSWRMEAKDGSMGFDFDGTYEKIVDKELISYKMSDGRKVNIEFIKNDKEVVVSETFDAEGTNSDEQQRAGWQAILGNFKKYVESKIEM
- a CDS encoding DNA alkylation repair protein translates to MTAQEFIATLKIISKEYPKGIPKREIFSLSKEFQYMPVKEVLKLIRKKNSDYRLGAISILDWKARNKKTTPEEKYKIYTGYIENHEYIDDWGMVDRAAPYVVGGYLYDKDRKPLYELAESTNPMERRTSIVSTYYFIRKNEIEDTFKIAELLVNDTEHFVQTAVGSWVREAGKRDEKRLKAFLKDHAATIPRVTLRLAIEKFDLETRKYYLGLCKQK
- a CDS encoding YdeI/OmpD-associated family protein encodes the protein MNPKVDWFFDKDTNWQKEYKTLRTLVLDCGLTEELKWGVPCYTFQENNIVLIHGFKDYCALLFHKGVLLDDPEKLLIQQTENVQSARQMRFTDVKGINKLELIIKAYIFEAIEVEKAGVEVKMKKTSEFEMPEELNQAFENNSELKTAFYELTPGRQRGYLLFFSQAKQSKTRASRIEKSMPKIFAGKGLND
- a CDS encoding sensor histidine kinase produces the protein MRDLLNLEIVTKTFDDLSHGVGIFHVEDLNDIKSIRYVFMNKIILYEMRKEKEEVFGKRIIEVAPEAYEHEGGLQVIETYRKVAAEGGNVNLGLVEYSNHMVAGKYECSVHHIQDNYVYVMLRNVTELEQTKIELEQKNEELSELTYIASHDLKEPVRNISSLIKLLTDENQDKLDEQSITTLSFISESAARMTRLINDLLDYSCIGGGGKELVTVDCKKLVAVIQQDIETILNDTNTTIELGELPKVKGFETELRLLFQNLISNSIKFRKPGVPPKITISAKEKNGWTFTIQDNGIGIPNEQKEKIFSIFQRLHSNSEYEGTGIGLAHCKKIVEMHKGKIWVDSKEGEGSTFYFTIPNL
- a CDS encoding MFS transporter; protein product: MKQERLINRPFIALSFSAFLFFASFNMIIPMLPDFLTSLGGGEYKGLIIALFTITAGISRPFSGKLADKIGRLPVMIFGAVVCFVAGLSYPFVTGIIAFFALRLLHGFSTGFTPTGNAAYVADIVPINRRGEAMGIIGVAISVGTASGNAIGGYIGSIYPIDYVFYASALSAIISIVILSGMNETLADRVSFNFGLLKLKRDEILEKKVIVPAIYMALSVYSFGLVLTIMPDYSAHLNISNKGLFFAVFVLASLGVRIVAGKISDKIGRVKVLKVSSFILAIAMVLIALSNSLISLMGAGVLFGIGVGMNSPTVFAWAIDLAEDHKRGKALATLYIFLEIGIGMGAFISGWVYENSTANFARTFYMGAGFALLAFVYLNIATAIRKMR
- a CDS encoding VOC family protein; amino-acid sequence: MKSKNPAVWFEIYVDDLKRAQEFYEEVLNLKLNELPTPKDVQGEMKMMAFPMDMNGEGASGTLVKMKGFDAGNNSTIVYFQSEDCAIEERKISSAGGQVFKSKQSLGEYGFMILAIDTEGNMFGVHSQK
- a CDS encoding sensor histidine kinase — its product is MNSKRFKAIGILIVAVFFAAILFHGFYFIKNYQEAYLKFTKDVTLAFDTALKNYFEDLSESDVIVITDIQEGQNKNVKTDTSELSQAITRDFFQRFSESPFSKKGSKILEKKVKELDGLNITQILIEGNFQEEEVFLDKQNDIVMMAGRKAADSIFSMNSISNKLVISISRDTIDFDLLNKYFTDELRKKNVEIKYGIEYLRKDSLVGAYHGSLLQNLPLKYTADEDLLASKERINLAYENTSLNVLKEGLLNSSFSLAFFLLIVFVLAFLYKTIKNQKDLSEIKNDLINNITHEFKTPLATISSAIEGMQSFNPENDQEKNRKYLDVGQQQVGKMTGMVEKLLETATLDSEKLMIKKESINISEFCQELFDRYQNHHLDKKLVLKVEDISDTVMADRFHLENALSNLIDNALKYGGSEVSFAYKKLDDCHCFSVTDNGGNLSKAQAKRVFDKFYRIPQGNVHNVKGFGIGLYYSKKVIEKHHGKLELDISKNFTQFKACLP
- a CDS encoding response regulator transcription factor, which encodes MTKKYKILLAEDEPSLGMILKESMESRGFEVNHSEDGEAAWQSYQSHQYDLLVLDVMMPKLDGFSLAQMVRKSDSYIPIIFLTAKSATQDLIEGFEKGGNDYIKKPFSMEELIVRAKALLERKSNPLHQEWLSLGKYQFHPGKQILKWQEQEEYLTHKESEVLKELILHKNELTDRSIILEKLWGNADFFNGRSMDVYISKLRKKLDKDSDLQILNIRGYGYKLVCS
- a CDS encoding VOC family protein, which codes for MTKIDPIIAVQNVNESSKWYQSVFNCKRTHGGDEFAVLADENNEVLVCLHKWGKHEHPTMKNPKITSGNGLILYFRTENMDLIRENLRRLKYPVEEEIHQNPNSTKMEFSVRDLDGYYLTITEFHKYEG